In a genomic window of Stegostoma tigrinum isolate sSteTig4 chromosome 45, sSteTig4.hap1, whole genome shotgun sequence:
- the LOC132207347 gene encoding uncharacterized protein LOC132207347, protein MATTPTPPAPKLIGANATNAITAPSSAPRAPSPQAPGPSSRTQPPAPSSQPPQCPAPAPSPQPQLPAPSPQPSAPSSQLPAPSPQPQAPSPQASAPSPQLPGPSSQAPAPSSQPPAPSPQPPALSPQASEPSSQAPAPSPQAQAPSSQPPAPSSQAPAPSLQLPARRTPAPSPQAPSPQLPAPSPQPTGPSSPHPATSSQAPAPSPQPRAPSPQPPAPSSPLPAPSPRPQVPAPCLQPPLPAPSPQPLAPSLQRPGPSSPHAATSSQLPAPSHQLPAPSPQPPPPAPNSPHPATSSQLPGPRPPPPAPSPQPPALSSQPTAPSPNLPAPRAQPLPLSSQPPVSSLQPPAPLPKPPAPRPQPHAPCPTVPGPTPPVPCPSPQPPGPSSLLPAPSPPLPGPSSQAPAPHSQPPAPRPQPPAPSSQLPAPSSQSPGPGSQPPDPSSQLPGPSTQLPGPSP, encoded by the coding sequence CCCCCAGCTCCGCGCCCCGAGCCCCCAGCCCCCAGGCCCCAGGCCCCAGCTCCCGCACCCAGCCACCAGCTCCCAGCTCCCAGCCCCCCCAGTGCCCGGCCCCAGCTCCCAGCCCACAGCCCCAGCTCCCAGCTCCCAGCCCCCAGCCCTCAGCCCCCAGCTCCCAGCTCCCAGCCCCCAGCCCTCAGCCCCAAGCTCCCAGCCCTCAGGCCTCAGCTCCCAGCCCCCAGCTCCCAGGCCCCAGCTCCCAGGCCCCAGCCCCCAGctcccagcccccagcccccagcccccagcccccagcTCTGAGCCCTCAGGCCTCAGAACCCAGCTCCCAggccccagcccccagcccccaggCCCAAGCCCCCAGctcccagcccccagcccccagcTCACAGGCCCCAGCTCCGAGCCTCCAGCTCCCAGCCCGCAGGACCCCAGCCCCAAGCCCGCAGGCCCCCAGCCCCCAGCTTCctgcccccagcccccagcccacAGGCCCCAGCTCCCCGCACCCAGCCACCAGCTCCCAGGCCCCAGCTCCCAGCCCCCAGCCCCGAGCTCCCAGTCCCCAGCCTCCAGCCCCCAGCTCCCCACTCCCTGCCCCCAGCCCAAGGCCCCAGGTCCCAGCCCCCTGCCTCCAGCCCCCGCTCCCAGCCCCCAGTCCCCAGCCCCTTGCCCCCAGCCTCCAGCGCCCAGGCCCCAGCTCCCCACACGCAGCCACCAGCTCCCAGCTCCCAGCTCCCAGCCACCAGCTCCCAGctcccagcccccagcccccacccccagcacccaaCTCCCCGCACCCAGCCACCAGCTCCCAGCTCCCAGGCCCCCGGCCCCCGCCCCCAGctcccagcccccagcccccagccctgAGCTCCCAGCCCACAGCTCCCAGCCCCAATCTCCCAGCTCCCAGGGCCCAGCCCCTACCTCTCAGCTCCCAGCCCCCAGTCTCCAGCCTCCAGCCTCCAGCCCCACTCCCCAAGCCCCCAGCCCCGCGCCCCCAGCCCCATGCCCCATGCCCCACGGTGCCTGGCCCCACCCCCCCGGTGCCCtgccccagcccccagcccccaggCCCCAGCTCCCTGCTCCCCGCCCCCAGCCCCCCGCTCCCAGGCCCCAGCTCCCAGGCCCCAGCTCCCCACTCCCAACCCCCAGCCCCCAGGCCCCAGCCCCCAGCTCCAAGCTCCCAGCTCCCAGCTCCCAGTTCCCAGTCGCCAGGCCCTGGCTCCCAGCCCCCAGACCCCAGCTCCCAGCTCCCAGGGCCCAGCACCCAGCTCCCAGGCCCCAGCCCCTAG